A DNA window from Zingiber officinale cultivar Zhangliang chromosome 3A, Zo_v1.1, whole genome shotgun sequence contains the following coding sequences:
- the LOC122051035 gene encoding cell division cycle protein 123 homolog, whose translation MSKEAAKEEEEVELLRCQINEWYPKFKTHTIRTLFHPLPQPFIRYLLGLHPHRDAAGADDHDDGDDDGGDDASSSDAPPFLLPRPTSGRDPLPRPTLGVDPTSLLDCSQLSDDDEENEEADPAPSFPDLEEAVERSIASLGGAAFPKLNWSAPKDATWISADGTLRCSSFTDVALLLHSSDSVAHDLSSQPAASDSASSPFVFYLALRKWYPSLRPEMEFRCFVRHRRLVAISQREVTNFYPSLLDRYHRLLPLIRDLFSEVIRPGFESQNYTFDVYVTSDGRVKLIDFNPWRAFTLPLLFTWEELEEEAFTSDDEEEEEIGKEHERKRDVEFRIVESQCGVRPGLKTAVPYDYLDTGEGSGWDQFLKRADEELRKQTQSTSRDGDKA comes from the coding sequence ATGAGCAAAGAGGCggcgaaagaagaagaagaggtggaaTTGCTGCGGTGCCAAATCAACGAATGGTATCCCAAGTTCAAGACCCACACCATCCGCACCCTCTTCCACCCCCTCCCTCAACCCTTCATCCGTTACCTCCTCGGCCTCCATCCCCACCGGGACGCCGCCGGCGCTGATGACCACGATGACGGCGACGATGACGGCGGCGATGACGCCTCCTCCTCCGATGCTCCCCCCTTTCTCCTCCCCCGACCCACCTCCGGCCGCGATCCCCTCCCCCGCCCTACCCTTGGCGTCGACCCCACCTCCCTCCTCGATTGctcgcagctctccgacgacgATGAAGAAAACGAGGAGGCCGACCCCGCCCCCTCGTTTCCCGACCTGGAAGAGGCGGTCGAGCGCTCCATTGCTTCCCTTGGCGGCGCCGCTTTCCCTAAGCTTAATTGGAGCGCCCCCAAGGATGCTACCTGGATCTCCGCCGACGGAACCCTCCGCTGCTCCTCGTTCACCGACGTCGCCTTGCTCCTCCACTCCTCTGATTCCGTCGCTCACGACCTCTCTTCCCAGCCTGCCGCTTCCGATTCCGCTTCTTCGCCTTTCGTCTTCTACCTCGCCCTCCGAAAGTGGTACCCTTCACTCCGGCCTGAGATGGAATTCCGTTGTTTCGTCCGCCACCGTCGCCTGGTCGCCATCTCCCAGCGCGAGGTCACCAACTTCTACCCTTCCCTTCTCGATCGGTACCACCGTCTCCTGCCCCTCATCCGAGACTTGTTCTCCGAGGTCATTCGCCCTGGATTTGAGTCACAAAACTACACCTTTGATGTGTATGTCACCAGCGATGGCAGGGTGAAGCTGATCGACTTCAACCCGTGGCGCGCTTTCACCTTACCACTCCTTTTTACCTGGGAGGAGTTGGAGGAAGAGGCATTTACttcagatgatgaagaagaagaagaaataggcaaAGAACATGAACGAAAGAGGGACGTGGAGTTTAGAATCGTGGAGAGCCAATGTGGAGTGAGGCCAGGGTTGAAAACGGCAGTGCCTTATGACTACTTGGATACAGGGGAAGGCAGTGGATGGGATCAGTTCTTGAAGAGAGCCGATGAGGAGCTGAGGAAGCAGACACAGAGTACTTCACGTGATGGCGACAAAGCTTGA
- the LOC122053461 gene encoding leucine-rich repeat extensin-like protein 3, which translates to MANRRAQSLKSTLLCLLAFAAFIHSRVAVVGQDMKCEPSCIAPPPPSLPPPLPPLYPPPPLPPLYSPPPLPPLPPLYPPPPFPPLYPPPPLPPLCPPPPSSSRPPLLPFYPPPPSPCDYCYKLPPPLPPSCLYCQTPENMYPDGEEEDYLESAAGRSHGGRRWAGAAAAGGLLMLMVSV; encoded by the coding sequence ATGGCGAATCGACGAGCACAGTCCCTGAAATCGACGCTGCTCTGCCTCCTCGCGTTCGCGGCGTTCATCCACAGCCGGGTCGCCGTCGTCGGACAAGACATGAAGTGCGAGCCGTCATGCATCGCGCCACCGCCTCCCTCCCTGCCGCCGCCGTTGCCGCCGCTCTACCCTCCGCCGCCGTTGCCGCCGCTCTACTCGCCACCGCCGTTGCCGCCGTTGCCGCCGCTCTACCCGCCGCCGCCGTTTCCGCCGCTCTACCCGCCGCCGCCGTTGCCGCCGCTCTGTCCCCCGCCACCTTCCTCCTCGCGGCCGCCGTTGCTGCCGTTCTATCCGCCGCCCCCGTCGCCGTGTGACTACTGCTACAAGCTGCCGCCGCCTCTGCCGCCCTCTTGCTTATACTGCCAGACGCCAGAGAACATGTACCCCGACGGCGAAGAAGAGGATTACCTGGAGTCGGCCGCTGGCCGGAGCCACGGCGGCCGGAGGTGGGCGGGGGCCGCGGCGGCCGGTGGATTGCTGATGCTGATGGTGTCGGTTTAG